A stretch of Schistocerca americana isolate TAMUIC-IGC-003095 chromosome 3, iqSchAmer2.1, whole genome shotgun sequence DNA encodes these proteins:
- the LOC124605685 gene encoding protein FAM102A-like, producing the protein MAFMLQRKKYYKFQVEICVEELTAVPFINAVLFAKVRLLNGGGFTETSSREEVREHTVQWAAKFQFDCKMTANASTGVLNPCILRISVRREVKGGRSFQKLGFCNVNLAEFAGCGEIARRYLLEGYGTHQRQDNSVLGVSIKMNLLSGDILFKVPSASAKPSPVTKQDNNEADSCERGATLSSGPTAKSVTGVTPASGSLSRKRLGLTSCEIAPNVEPVVKEGDRQIEIVSSTENGEYSTARLESGPTSSSVNNNTNLHTVNGYSHHRWHSSPKIYRHARNSSTGFCFNETSGLDETSSLDRRKKAEHGIIRDSNSGSGIDADSLIDELIRSTIHDQPNENDENLGLQLFIAKDGSTTLGTPKTRSQVLSGSLKEVVVKSNQN; encoded by the coding sequence ATGGCATTTATGCTGCAAAGGAAAAAATATTACAAGTTTCAGGTAGAAATCTGTGTAGAAGAACTGACTGCGGTACCTTTCATCAACGCAGTACTGTTTGCTAAAGTGAGACTACTAAATGGGGGAGGCTTCACCGAAACTTCTAGCAGGGAGGAAGTACGTGAACATACTGTGCAGTGGGCTGCAAAATTTCAGTTTGACTGTAAAATGACAGCTAACGCGTCTACTGGCGTACTTAACCCGTGTATCCTTCGAATATCTGTTCGCAGAGAAGTGAAAGGTGGTCGCTCATTTCAAAAGCTTGGTTTTTGTAATGTAAATCTTGCAGAATTTGCAGGCTGTGGTGAAATTGCAAGGCGGTATCTACTGGAAGGATATGGTACACACCAGAGACAAGATAATTCAGTGCTTGGTGTTTCCATAAAAATGAATTTGCTTTCAGGTGATATTCTGTTCAAGGTACCATCTGCATCAGCAAAACCCAGTCCTGttacaaaacaagacaacaatgaaGCTGACAGCTGTGAAAGAGGAGCTACTCTTTCAAGTGGCCCCACAGCTAAGTCAGTAACAGGTGTAACACCAGCTAGTGGCAGCTTATCCAGAAAAAGACTGGGATTAACTTCATGTGAAATTGCTCCAAATGTTGAGCCTGTAGTTAAGGAAGGAGACAGGCAGATAGAGATTGTATCGAGCACTGAAAATGGTGAATACTCTACAGCTCGTCTTGAAAGTGGTCCAACATCAAGCAGTGTGAACAATAATACTAACTTGCATACTGTCAATGGCTACAGCCATCATCGATGGCACAGCAGCCCCAAGATATATAGACATGCAAGAAATTCCAGCACCGGTTTTTGTTTCAATGAAACTTCAGGACTTGACGAGACATCATCTTTAGATAGGCGGAAGAAGGCGGAGCATGGAATTATTCGTGACAGTAATTCAGGTAGTGGAATTGATGCTGATAGTTTGATTGATGAACTTATTAGGTCAACCATACATGATCAGCCAaatgaaaatgatgaaaatttGGGGTTGCAACTTTTTATAGCTAAAGATGGTTCAACTACCCTGGGAACTCCTAAAACCAGAAGTCAGGTACTTTCAGGAAGTTTGAAAGAAGTTGTAGTGAAGTCTAATCAAAATTAG